The following DNA comes from Tautonia marina.
CCAGGAGCGTGGCGTCCTCAAACGACGCGCCATACTCCCAGCATTCGTCATTGGAGGGAGGGGTTCCGACCGAGGTGCTGACCAGGGGCTTGCCCGGCTCGCCGCTCCCCTTCGCCTCGGTGTTGACCGGTTTCTTGGCGCAACCGATCAGGACCAGGGCGCACAGCATTGCAGCACAGACTTGGAACGTCGAGCGACTCATGGCAGCAGTCTCGTCATGAAAATTCCATGAATCCATGGGGGGATCTCACGCGTCCTGAGCCTATCAGAACCAATCAGCTAATGCGAGTCTTTGGACCTGCAACCTCGGACAGAACCGATCTTGAGCGGTTCGTGGATCCCTGGATTCGGGAATGTCGTTCCTCACAAAGGGGGCGGCGACGCCTGGACCGTGGAGGTGGAGGTATTCAGAGGTTCCAGGATCCGTCGGGGGAGGTCATATATATAATGAGTGGGACGGGTCTCGGGATGGAACGCCGTTGCCCGATCGAGCGGGAAGTCCTGGCTGCGAGGAGGGCTTGAGCCTGTTGACGTGGGGATGGGGACGGCTGATCGGAGTTCTTAAAAGGGGGACAAGGTCTGAATGGATGCTTGCTCGGATTCGTCGTCACCGGGCTTCTTGTTTGCGTACGGCACGCTTGGGCCGAACGATGCGGGGGCAGCCCGTCGGGGAGGCTGGAACGCCGACGCCGTTCGGGGACGTTTGTACGACCTGGGGCCGTATCCGGCGCTGATCGACTGGGACGATCCAGAGGCGGGATGGGTCGAAGGGCACGTGCGATCGGTCGAGCCGATCGAACTGCTTGAGGTGTTGGATCCGTATGAAGGAGTGGCGGAAGGGGAATTTCTCCGGATTGTGGTTCGGACCCGGATGGGTCGAGAAGTGTGGGTCTATGTCTTTCCGCACCCCGTTCCCGAAGGGGCAGTGGGCCCGCTTCCTCGTTGGGAAGGGCCTCGGGTCGATTTGAGTCGGGGAGACGGCCGCTGACGCGATCAACCATCACGAGAGAGGGACGACCATGGCCAGCAACATCGCCGCTCCGTCGCGAGACGGATTGCCACCGTCGCAGCAGCCGACGACGGTTGGCCGCTACCTGATCGACCGGCTTCAGGCGCTCGGGGTCGAACACCTGTTCGGAATCCCTGGCGATTATATCTTGAATCTTTACAAGATGCTCGACGACAGCCCGATTCAGGTCGTCGGCATGACGCGAGAGGATTCCGCCGGTTTCGCGGCCGATGCTTACGCCAGGGTTCGAGGACTCGGCTGCATGGCGGTGACCTATTGCGTCGGCGGCCTGAGCGCCTGCAACAGTATCGCGGGGGCCTATGCCGAGAAGTCGCCGGTGGTCGTGCTGACGGGATCGCCGGGTCTCTCGGAACGGGAGCGGAACCCCCTCTTGCATCACAAGGTCAAGGAGTTCGATACGCAGTATCAGGTGTTCAAGCAATTCACGGCCGCGGCGACGGTGCTGGACGACCCGTTGACGGCCTTCTCGGAGATTGACCGCGTCCTGGCGGCGGCCTTGCGATACAAGCGGCCGGTCTACATTGAAGTGCCGCGCGACATGCTGCTCGCCGAGCAGGTTTATCCGCACGCGGTTCCCGGACCCTTGCCGCCAAGTGATCCCGACGCGCTTCGCGAGGCGCTCGACGAAACCGAGGCGATGCTCCGACAGGCAAAGCGGCCGATGATTCTGGCCGACGTTGAGATTCATCGCTTCGGGCTTCAGAGTGAGTTGCTCGCACTGGCTGAGCAGTCGGGGCTGCCGATCGCCACGACCTTGCTGGGCAAAAGTGTCATCAGTGAGGAGCACCCTTTGTTTGCCGGAATCTATGAAGGGGCGATGGGTCGGGCGGAGGTGACCGACTATGTGGAAGCGTCGGATTGTCTCCTGATGCTGGGTTGCTTCCTGACGGATATCAATCTGGGAATCTTCACGGCCAAGCTCGATTCGTCGCGATGCATCGACGCGACGAGTGAGGATCTTCGGATTCGGCATCATCATTACCGCGATGTTCGGCTCGACGACTTCCTGAAAGGATTGCGTGCGCGGCGTCTTGCGCTAAATGTTCCCGCCCCCCCTTCCCGACCGTTGCCGATTCCGCCGTGGTCGGCACGACCGGGAGAGCCGATGACCTCGGCCCGCCTGTTCGCCCGGCTCAATCATCTGGTGGACGAGAACGTGATGGTGATTGCCGACATCGGCGATTCGCTGTTCGGTTCGGCAGAGCTGCGGATCAGTCGAAGCACCGAGTTCCTTAGCCCCGCCTACTACACGTCGATGGGATTCGCAGTTCCGGCGTCGGTGGGTGCCGGCCTGGCCAACAGGGCCTTGCGTCCGCTGGTTATTGTAGGGGATGGTGCGTTTCAGATGACCGGGATGGAACTGTCAACGGTGATCCGCAACGGCCTGGCGCCAATCGTCGTGGTGCTGAACAACAAGGGATACACGACCGAACGGTATATTCTCGACGGGCCATTCAACGACATTTTGAACTGGTCGTACCACCGGGTTCCTGAATTGCTCGGGGCCGGGCTGGGACTGGAGGCCCGGACCGAGGACGAGCTGGATGTCGCGTTGACCCGAGCCTGGGAGAACCGCGAGAGCTACACCTTGATCAACGTTCATCTCGACGCGATGGACCGGAGCCCGGCCCTGGAGCGACTGGCCGAACGGCTTGCCGGGAAACTCTGAGCGACGGGAGTGTTCGGGAGGAGCGAGTTTGAGCCGATCCTCCAAACCGAAGACGGCCGGCCCATGCTCCGAGTGGGGAGCATGAGCCGGCCGGGTTTGAACTCGGTGCAGATCACCAGCGAGCGATCACCAGCGAGTGCTTAGCGGAGGCCGCCTCGGTTGAGAAGCAACGCCCGGTTTGGAACGAGTCCCGGCGTTGCGGTTCGGAACTGCTGAAGCGGAATGGTCCGGACGCCGTGGTTGATCGGGCCGACGATCTGGCCCGGCTTGAAGCGTCCTCGGGTGAAGACGTTCTTCGGGAGCGTGTAGATGCCGTCGGGCCGGTTCGAGTGAGGCGAGGAGACCGGACGACTGACGGCCGATTCCGGGTGGAAGTAGTTCGTGAACCGCTGGGCGAAGCCCGGCCGAGCGTAGAACTGCCGGAAGGTCGCAGGTCCGAACGGCAAAGGACGGTAGAACGAGAGGCCCGCGGAGAGCGTCTCGGGAGTCGGCACCAACGCCTCGCCGTACTGCGGAGCGGCGGCATTGACCCCGGGGAACTCGAACCGGACGGTTGGCAGGATGGGACCGGGGATCGGCCCGGGTCCAGGGCCAGGTCCGGGTCCAGGGCCAGGTCCGGGAGCAGGAGTGGCCAGCGGGACGAGCCCCCCCTCCAGCAGGAACGCGCTCCCAAATCCGGGGAACGGAAGGGCGTCGAGCGGGGCTCCGATCAGGAAGTCGCCGCGACGATCGGCGTCAACCGTGGCGTTCCGGGTGCTGAACGGGGATACCCCGGAGACGGACCATCCCAGTCGCCCCTCTCCTCGGGGAAGGGTGAACTGAATCCCGGGAGGCAGGTCGGTCGCTCCGGCGGCAATCGAGACCAGGCCGACGGTTGCCGGAAGCGGCTGGGACGTGCCGGCGACCAGATAGGCCGCACCGGCATTGTTCCCGAATCCGGGAGCACCGATCAGGATTTCGGAAAGGCTGTCGTCATTCAGTGAGCGAACGCCGGCCACCGAGAACCCGGTCCCGTCGCCCGGATTGATGCCGTTGAAGTTGCTCGAAACGAAGACGGCGGGATTCAGGCCGGTGAGCGGGAGGTTGCGGTTCGCCAGAGCGGGGCGAGGGCCTCCCATGACCAGAGACGCTCGTCCGGTATCGGGTCCGAATCCGGGAGAGCCGATGAGGATGTCATCGGGAGCGGCACCGTTATAGTTGCCCACGCCCGCAACCGAGAATCCGGTCAGATCGCCCGGGGCCTCTCCCTCGAAGGCAACGCCCTCAACGGTCGTGTTGTTGACCGTGACGTTCAACGCACCGAGCGAGACGGTGGGCGCGACGCCGTTGGTGATGAACTGGCTCAGCAGGTTCGGAGCCCCGTAGACCACGTAAGCGCGGCCTTCGTTCAGATCGAGGGCGCCGGGCGAAGACGGGGCACCGATGAGCAGCTCGCCCCCGGGGTTGCCGTCGAAGTTGCCGCCGCGGCCCACCGAGAATCCGGCTCGGCTTCCGGTCGCGGCCCCTGCGAACAGGATGCCCCGGCTATTTCCGACCGAACCGAAGTTGTCGAGGTTGATCTGCGCCGGGGGATTCGCCGTGCGGAAGGTTTGACCGTTAAACAGATAAACCGCACCGTTATCGACCAATCCGACCCCGACGTCGGCCCGAGGTGCACCCACGGCGAAGTCGGCGAAGGTGTTGTTGATCACATCACCAACGCCGGCCACCGAGGCGCCAAAGCGAGCGCCCGGGAACTGGTTGTTTTCGATGACCGTGACGCGGACGGCGGGGTTGATGTCGGCGGGGCGGTCGAAGTCGACCGTGTTCAGACCGTCGGGAATCTGGTCGAACTGGCGAGAGCCATAGACGACGTAGACCCGGCCCGCATTGTTGTTGAAACCAGGAGCCGAGATGGCGAAATCGGCCAGCCCGTCACCATTCACGTCACCAAGGGCTGCGACGGCGTAGCCGAGGTCGTCGTTCGGAGTCAGGCTGGTGGTAAAGGTCAGCCCATCGAACGGGAAGGTCGGTCCCCCGGTTGCGGGAGAACTTTGGATCGGATTCCCGAGTTGGGTCAGGTCTGCAACCCGTTCGTTTCGGGGCAGGATGGGCGGGTTGACCGTGTCATCGCCGCGAGCATTGATGAGCGACAGGAAGTTCGTCGGCGAAACGTTCGGGTCCGCGGCCCGAGAGCCGAAGACCAGCGAGACGATCCCCGTGATCTGTTCCGCTTCGGGATCACTGAGGATGCTCGTCAACTGGCGGGTGACGAGGAAATCGTCAAATCCATCGCCATTGACGTCACCGGCCACCGCCACGCTGTAACCGGCGCGGGTCTGGTTGGTCGTTGAGGTGAACTGAACGCCGAGCGCCGTCGAGGGGACAACTCGGGGGGGCGGTGGTGCCGTGGGAAAGCCGTCAATGCTGAGGGCATTCGGGCCGGCCTGAACCCCGTTGATCAAGCTGATCACGGTGAGCAGGTCTCGGCGTTCGAGAGACAGCGGGCCGCCAATGTGAGCGCGGTGCCGACGTCGGCGCCAGGCCGGTGGGCGGCTGTTGGGCAAGCCGAAAGGCATCTGGAGACTCCTTCCTCAACCTCCAAGACCGATCGCGTCCATGCCACGGCCCCAGGCGGCGGCAAGCAAGGTACCGACCGGGACCATAACGCGCCGCGGACCCGCCGGATCGTTCGGACACCCGAGGAAAAATCCCGAGGAGATCGATCAATCCAGTTCCGCCAAGCCGGCGCAATGGCCCCGCGCGGTCCTTTGATTCTGCAATGGTTTTTCGGTCCCGGCTGGGCGGCTGCTGAATGGGCCAATCGAGGGGAAGCCGAGTTCGGCTGTCGTAATCGGCTCATCCTGAACAACCGGAGCGACCGATACCCAGAACCGAGATACGACCAAGGAGTCGGGGGGTCGGTCCGTCGGGACCACTCTCGGATTTCAAGTCGAGGGGGCTTCCGGGTCTGGCGAAGGGCTGGACCGTGAGGCTCGCCGGGCCTTACAGAGCGCGGAGGATCAGGATCGTGAACACGTCCAAGACGCGGAGGACGACCG
Coding sequences within:
- a CDS encoding alpha-keto acid decarboxylase family protein, giving the protein MASNIAAPSRDGLPPSQQPTTVGRYLIDRLQALGVEHLFGIPGDYILNLYKMLDDSPIQVVGMTREDSAGFAADAYARVRGLGCMAVTYCVGGLSACNSIAGAYAEKSPVVVLTGSPGLSERERNPLLHHKVKEFDTQYQVFKQFTAAATVLDDPLTAFSEIDRVLAAALRYKRPVYIEVPRDMLLAEQVYPHAVPGPLPPSDPDALREALDETEAMLRQAKRPMILADVEIHRFGLQSELLALAEQSGLPIATTLLGKSVISEEHPLFAGIYEGAMGRAEVTDYVEASDCLLMLGCFLTDINLGIFTAKLDSSRCIDATSEDLRIRHHHYRDVRLDDFLKGLRARRLALNVPAPPSRPLPIPPWSARPGEPMTSARLFARLNHLVDENVMVIADIGDSLFGSAELRISRSTEFLSPAYYTSMGFAVPASVGAGLANRALRPLVIVGDGAFQMTGMELSTVIRNGLAPIVVVLNNKGYTTERYILDGPFNDILNWSYHRVPELLGAGLGLEARTEDELDVALTRAWENRESYTLINVHLDAMDRSPALERLAERLAGKL
- a CDS encoding gamma-glutamylcyclotransferase family protein, with amino-acid sequence MDACSDSSSPGFLFAYGTLGPNDAGAARRGGWNADAVRGRLYDLGPYPALIDWDDPEAGWVEGHVRSVEPIELLEVLDPYEGVAEGEFLRIVVRTRMGREVWVYVFPHPVPEGAVGPLPRWEGPRVDLSRGDGR
- a CDS encoding integrin alpha, with amino-acid sequence MPFGLPNSRPPAWRRRRHRAHIGGPLSLERRDLLTVISLINGVQAGPNALSIDGFPTAPPPPRVVPSTALGVQFTSTTNQTRAGYSVAVAGDVNGDGFDDFLVTRQLTSILSDPEAEQITGIVSLVFGSRAADPNVSPTNFLSLINARGDDTVNPPILPRNERVADLTQLGNPIQSSPATGGPTFPFDGLTFTTSLTPNDDLGYAVAALGDVNGDGLADFAISAPGFNNNAGRVYVVYGSRQFDQIPDGLNTVDFDRPADINPAVRVTVIENNQFPGARFGASVAGVGDVINNTFADFAVGAPRADVGVGLVDNGAVYLFNGQTFRTANPPAQINLDNFGSVGNSRGILFAGAATGSRAGFSVGRGGNFDGNPGGELLIGAPSSPGALDLNEGRAYVVYGAPNLLSQFITNGVAPTVSLGALNVTVNNTTVEGVAFEGEAPGDLTGFSVAGVGNYNGAAPDDILIGSPGFGPDTGRASLVMGGPRPALANRNLPLTGLNPAVFVSSNFNGINPGDGTGFSVAGVRSLNDDSLSEILIGAPGFGNNAGAAYLVAGTSQPLPATVGLVSIAAGATDLPPGIQFTLPRGEGRLGWSVSGVSPFSTRNATVDADRRGDFLIGAPLDALPFPGFGSAFLLEGGLVPLATPAPGPGPGPGPGPGPGPIPGPILPTVRFEFPGVNAAAPQYGEALVPTPETLSAGLSFYRPLPFGPATFRQFYARPGFAQRFTNYFHPESAVSRPVSSPHSNRPDGIYTLPKNVFTRGRFKPGQIVGPINHGVRTIPLQQFRTATPGLVPNRALLLNRGGLR